The DNA segment gttttttgtcaataaGGATCTTACTTACCCTTATATCAAATCATGATATAAATGGTATCCCAATAGAAACAAATAGAAGTTAAGAAAGGATACAGATACTTTTCTACTACCTACAATGTCTTAAGTTTATCTACAATATGCTGATATTAGTCATCTTTTCCTTTTTATGGCTTTAATTTCAGTCATAGTTTAATTCACATAAATTGTTtgtaattgttaaatacttacttttcttttcatccGAATGTTTTAGAGGTCTCATATGTATGTTATCAATTTTATCTGTCGTTACGTAGTAATTAGTTTTCCCGCCATTGTGTATACGACAGTCAACGCATTCAAGATACCGAACACATTTTATGTTGAGGTCGTATGATGCGGAATGACACACATTTGCCTCAACTTTTACTATAGGTTCGtctgttttaagaaaaaatagacATGTGTATTAACAATTATCAATTTAATTGTCAAATATGTAATAGCAAataaactttcatttttaaacacaCAAGTAAGTAAGTACGTatacataaaatacaatgaagtaacaacatttaatttatacttACATTGAAATTCGACTTCAACTTTTACTTCAATTTCTATTATGTCTTTATTTCCATTTTCTTCTTGTCTTTCCACTATCTAAACagcacaaaatataaaaaaaacacaagaacAATAAAGACGTGTTCTCAAAGTAGGCATGTAATCTTTTCAAgaataatgttttcttttttctaaaatattgaaCGTCCGAACAGTAATGGTCGTATTCTACCAACTACAGTGCACTCGGCGATTCGTTGTAGAAACAGAACATTCCAATTGACGACAGtatattttagaatttaaataGACGTCTTTTCACTTGTATGCAAATCTATCCTTCATAAACAACACcaatttctataaatatttatcacGCACGCTTCAAAATACGAAAGTCATAATTAAAAGTGAGTGTTTCTTGATGTCAGAAGTTTGTTCTAATACAGATCTTGGTTTATTTCGGAGACCAATCTAGGCTTAATAccaaaattgtaaatatgtcTAATACTTTTAATTCCATTTCCCAttcatgattttattattaCGATTATTTGACAAATTACGAATTTTAAGAACGAAAAGACAATGcagtatgtgtttttttttaaagaaacaaacacTTCAATGAGCCCTTTGGTTTAATTATCTACATAACGGaactatttataatatttttaacctCGATGATTGGAACTGTTTAGTGCGTAGCGCATCGAATAATAAATACGTTACACGTATGCTGTACGTCTTTCTCCAATTCGTTATTTCAAACGTTTGGAAAGAAGTCATATATCACTGGTTTAGAttgatatattgaaaatgtaatatgattataaaaagaaataactagcatagattacctttatattgtttaaacaGTTATCTGGTTGCTCTCCTGATCTTCGGTTGGgcttttgtctctttgacacatttaccgtttccattcttaatttttatagattatttttacatccaaaaaCATCAACCTATAGTTATACGTACCAAACTAAGTGGTTCTTCCGTTGAAGCCTGAATGATATTTCGGAACATTTCCAAGACAATATTGTGATGATACTGATCAACTGCTTGATTGTTAATACCGAGAATGTTGTCTGTATTGCTGTAAGTATATTAATCTAAACTAAATCATAAAAGCATGAATGTCAGTTAGCAAGAAGAAATCAGTAATCAATACAACCTAACTCGACTGCTATGCACtcatttttgacatgtttacctaATATGTCtgcttgttttgttcacacatcattgtcaatatattggaattttatgtgactgtcttaaaagtgagaggttttggATAACTATTAATACCAGCGAAGCTTTAATCcataattttctacataagaaaatgtctgtgccgagtcaggaaaatgacaattgttatccattcgtttgacatgtttaaaattaagtttttgctattttattatgaaattcCGTTATGAATCTCCTAAGGGTTcggaatttttgttttttgtttttttctttttcggcAGCATTCACgacacaaaaaatacaaatatgaaaagaaataatatataatttaatgttGCCTCAACAAATAATTAACTGCAGATACAATATACTCCTTTCTGATAAGTTATACTAACCGCAATGCCATGTTGGACGGGTATTTATTACGGGTATCTGTGATTTCTATATAATGTCCGTAATCGTTCGAACGAAGATTCATTCCACCTTTTACGACATCTTCTTTTACCATAAAATCAATAACGGATCTTCTGGTAGTGGTGTCCATAACTTCCATCTTAATAGAATAGGATCATTTGTTAGAACGGTCAGAACACAACGTATAAATTAACACGCTGGCTCGCCTCTTTACACTTGTGGGTAAATAGACTAACTTTGTGTAAAtgttcaatcaatcaatcaatcaaatagatatcaaaagatgtagtatgagtgccaatgagacaactttctcatacaaatttgtaaaaataaaccattatcgGTCAAAGTATATTTACattcaagagaaaaaaaatgcgAGTAGAGACGAACGGGCATAACACAACTTATTGTGTTGGATCTAATTAATCCCGTCAAGGTCTCTTCAAAGTGTTTTTTTacgataaatattttttaaataaaacagataaagtcttgtaataataacatgtttatttctattattatttattttttctaaacaaTACAACCTAAAATGTTCTTCTATTTACTTGTGTCtgttgtcattttatcaaacaaaacaaaaaatacagtagTACTTAATCGTTGCAGGTGTTATAAAATGTGATCATGTCTTTAACATTAACCTAAATCAGGAACAACCAGATTTGTATTTGgtattttgtattatgaaaaCTTCCCTAAtgcttaaattgtttatttaagtTGGAAGGTTATATAATCAAGTCATTTGTAAGATGACAAGGTatttaaaacacaattaaaacacaaaaaatgtaaaatcaatgTGAAACACAATAAACGTATGtattcatttcctttctcaTATGAAGAAAGCACGTCTCAtgctacctcaggcatagaatTACGTTATCTGTATTTGGctaaactttaaggaatttttgtcctccatgctcttcaacttcgtactttttttggcctttttaactttttttagtatcgagcgtcactgatgagtcttttgtagacgaaacgcgcgtctggcgtatatacaaaacttagtcctggtatctatgatgagtttattctcaatattttaattattataaggGGACTTTCTTTAATTGGGATGTTGGCTTTGCTCGaaacacattttatatgaaaacgtcattgatataaattaaattaaatttaaattcaaaattacgGGATCATAAGACAGTTCTATGTAATGTGATAATCGAATGATTTTCATTATCTGCATGGTATTATGAGgggtattttatatatatttacagatctaacattgttgggttgatttttaaacgagttgtatatatatatatatataaaacaagtcaaaaagggtacaacatcacaaataaaataactataaaatatacaaatattagatatttcggataacataTACCCTTCTTCGGTAATTGCACGATGACAAATgtcctcaaacaaaaaattcaaaaaagtcctaaccgatccaggatggtataaatgagacaacggtagggcaattacaacagaaactacatatttaagcctcccaaacgaatagcagtctaataacgattgaaaaaataagttttgtataatGAGGTCGGTTAggacatttttgaattttttgtttgaggactgccctcaatgcagttataacatctcaactgtcacaaCCTTTGGAAATCTAGAGTTGTGCcatttcacatcgtaaataactatttttatttttggcatatttctgtagtctttgcggtgtgtttggaaattttaaaattgttccagcgttcgtttaaattgtataaatcaagattttgatagagtctcaatttgaattgacatgattcatttgtcatcgtgcaattaccgaagaagatatctgttatccgaaatatctaatatttgtatattttatagttattttatggtgatgttgtaccatttttgacttgttatataatatattttgtagtgtacagaatcatattacatgatccatcgttgactatttattcagtcattttatatatatatatacatgtatatatataaagatcactataataaatgttcttgtgtatagaaatatatatagattactAATAAAGCCAACATTTCCGGTATGAATAGTTTTAATTCACTAGTACTTTCatgtttaaataacaatcttCAGGTGAAACTATACATGATTAACGTAACTATGTAACGGTAGGTATGTAACGTCATAGTTGTCGTTGAGTatataaagggagataaatcgTATTACACTTAGTCTATATAATGACGCTccatatttctatatatatatatatagactaaGTGTAATAcgatttatctccctttatatACTCAACGACAACTATGACGTTACATACACACCTACCGTTACATAGTTAAATTACGTTAATCATGTATAGTTTCACCTGaagattgttatttaaacatGAAAGTACTAGTGAATTAAAACTATTCATACCGGAAATGTTGGATTTATTAGTAATCTAtatttgagagcccaggtgatcgtgtggtctagcgggacggctgcagtgcaggcgatttggtgtcacgatatcacagtagcatgggttcgagtcccggcgagggaagaaccaaaaatttgcgaaagcaaatttacagatctaacattgttgggttgatgtttagacgagttgtatatatatatatatatatatcagtctaaagatttgcacaacggaactgatataatttgtaattaaacgaaaatgttgttataaaatcgtgttgacaaatatttcggctgaacaaatggccttcttcttgtgtcacaagttttaacaatactgatacataatgtacaaggtgtatacatgtatatatatatatctatatatctataataatttgaGTTTGTCTGGCATTGTAATCCTTATAAACGAatgttatttttgcattttccATTGTCTGTAAATGtgtatttggtaaaatttgtcTTGTCGATGTTTACACGTACAGTTCGTTGTGAGGCTCTTGAAGCattgttggtaaaaaaaaagggttgGCATATTTATGCCTGCCTGAATTTCTTTTTAATGCTCTAAATTTTGCAGATTAGAACAGTTATTACTGATAAGTTATTTGGTATAGTATATTCATACAATGAGTTCGTGtgaggcaaaaaaaaaaaaatcttacagcgGTACTCTCCCGTAAATTCTGCTGAACATGACAACGGCATTCCTCTTCACAGTGACAGAGAGTCTCATACTTGTACACAATACTATCTCTTGATGATATCACTCGTCCTTTGTTGGATCCCAATGGTCGTCTTAAAACAGCTGTTTCTTCAAATCCATCGTCTTCTTCGCTGTTGTCAATCGTATCACATAAATCTGACACCGACATAACCTTTCCTgatgaatatatatgttgtgtaaaCAAATGAggtacaaaaacaaacaaatacatagGTCAGGTAAACGTTCTAACTCTTAAACTTGAAAGACTgtgacaatttaaaattttaaaatgtacaattgACATCGGTATTAACAACACAGACATGGAGAAAATAAAACAGAGCACTTACAATGATGCAGGAAAAAGAGGATAGAAAAGCAgtataatactgttgcctttatttattgaaCCCCCTTTAAATATGCTCAAGAAGAGTAAGCTGATTCTGTTTCACACGTGACACCCGTCGGTTTGCTCATGTAAGTACAAATCTAGAGAAAAGTTTAATTGGAAGTAAAATAGGATAGGATTGTGGTTGTGACGATTGACACATATGTGACCCGCCATGACATTTGCAGGCTTATGGAGGTAGAAcgtcattgttaaaaaaattataaacatgataaatatcgagATTCAATGAAATACGTATGTGAAGAAAAGATAAACACTTTCGTTGGCTTCTTTTTTGCGGACGCCGAACTATACATCATATATAAGTTTTACTTTATCGTgtgaagtgaaaaatatttgaatctacattttaaattgatacaaaaaaaatcaaatttctgcttTATAGATTTCCTTTCATAAATGAAGTCTGAAATATATCCATAATAAATGCACcgtatcaaattaatatatgaGAACACCTACTTGTAAACTGTTACGCGTCGCTTACTATGt comes from the Mytilus trossulus isolate FHL-02 chromosome 3, PNRI_Mtr1.1.1.hap1, whole genome shotgun sequence genome and includes:
- the LOC134709801 gene encoding uncharacterized protein LOC134709801 isoform X1, which translates into the protein MYLFVFVPHLFTQHIYSSGKVMSVSDLCDTIDNSEEDDGFEETAVLRRPLGSNKGRVISSRDSIVYKYETLCHCEEECRCHVQQNLRESTAMEVMDTTTRRSVIDFMVKEDVVKGGMNLRSNDYGHYIEITDTRNKYPSNMALRNTDNILGINNQAVDQYHHNIVLEMFRNIIQASTEEPLSLIVERQEENGNKDIIEIEVKVEVEFQYEPIVKVEANVCHSASYDLNIKCVRYLECVDCRIHNGGKTNYYVTTDKIDNIHMRPLKHSDEKKNIFKCYKFHGLCVQRGRRPIPMFIGVFKSYEDNEFVMASSKTTLSLINIPTKLNTNIRQITRADPRFFIVSRTGSGHSYFESLQHRGSYWKFNENSLGLARRSNMEAMSSYDSHFRFVPVD
- the LOC134709801 gene encoding uncharacterized protein LOC134709801 isoform X2, with amino-acid sequence MYLFVFVPHLFTQHIYSSGKVMSVSDLCDTIDNSEEDDGFEETAVLRRPLGSNKGRVISSRDSIVYKYETLCHCEEECRCHVQQNLRESTAMEVMDTTTRRSVIDFMVKEDVVKGGMNLRSNDYGHYIEITDTRNKYPSNMALRNTDNILGINNQAVDQYHHNIVLEMFRNIIQASTEEPLSLIVERQEENGNKDIIEIEVKVEVEFQYIFKCYKFHGLCVQRGRRPIPMFIGVFKSYEDNEFVMASSKTTLSLINIPTKLNTNIRQITRADPRFFIVSRTGSGHSYFESLQHRGSYWKFNENSLGLARRSNMEAMSSYDSHFRFVPVD